The window TTATCCGTAACGCCTACGACTTGTGCCACTTTGAATCCTTTTGGCACATCTAGGCTATCACATGGATCTGGTGTCGCTGTTACACGTTGAACAGGCGGTAACGGAATAGGTGTACTTTGATTCTGTGGCTCTGGTACGGAGACGTATTCCGCAGGTGCTGGGACATAGTCGATAACTGGCCGCACTGGTACTCGATCGGAGGCCACTGCCACAAGCATACCCACACAGAACAAACCTGCAATTAACCCTGCCCCACCACCATTGCGTGCTGCTAGTGAGGCTGCCCCCACCCCACCGCCCGATTGGTCAAGAATTTGCTGTGCAACATTTTTCCCAAGAACGGGAGGTGGTGTCGGTGTAGATGTTGGGCGTGGTGGTGCTGGTAATGGCCCCGGTACAGGAACAAGAACGGGAGTACTTCTATAGGTGTCATTATTGTCTGTATAACAATAGTCATCTCCATTACGTGAACACCGCCCACTCGGATCGCTCAGCCGCACCGGGTCGGCGTAGGCATACTGGTACGGGTGGAAGCTGTACGGCTGCTCCGCCGCGCCCGCGAACGGATCGACGCTCGCAAACCGTCCCTGCCCGGCATGGTACCACCGCGCGCGCAGGTAGACCAGGCCCGCTGTCGTATCCTGCAGCTCCCCGGTAAACCCAAACGTCGGCACCGTGCCGCTCTCCACGCTGCCCCATGGGTCGTACTGCACCACGCCCAGCGGCACCCCCGCATCGGTCACGGTGCGGCGCACGCTGCCCAGCGCGTCGGCGACGTACCAGGTGCGCACGCTGCTCTGGAGCGCCGCCAGCCGCTGCAGGCCATACAGGTAGTCGGTGCGCGCCGCCGCGCCAACTTGGGTCTGCAGCACCTGGCTGAGCGGCGCGGCCAGATCCTGGGTGTAGCGCGTGGTGACGCCGCCGGTGATCTGCGAGACCAGCGTGCCGTCGCCATTGTAGGCGTAGGCCGTGCTGCCCCGCGCGGTCGTGCGGTTCAGCGCATCGTAGGTGTATGCCGCCGTGCCGTCGTTCGTCAGGTTGCCGGCCGCGTCGTACGCAACGCCGGCGTTGGTGATCTGATTGGCGGCGTTGTAGGTTGTCACCGCTGGCGTGCCGCCGTTGAGCTGCACCGCCGTGCGGTTGCCGGCCAGGATACACGCTAACGCGCGCCCTGTGGGTATTCCCAGCCCCACCGCCTCTGCGCTCGCGGCACGCGCCGGTCGGGGCCAGGCCCCCGACACCCCCGCCAGGGGCTACGCCCCTTGGAACCCCGATTTCGTGCATTCCGATGCGGGAACGCCGCCGTGCATGCCCACGCGGCATGGGCGGGCGGCCAGGCGTGGGGGCAGGTGGAATGGGCGCGGTCCCGCGATTGCCGTGGTTTCATGGAGGCAACGAGCGTAGGGGCGACCCGCGTGGTCGCCCCGCAGGCACCCCAACCGGGTATCCGCCAATCCGGCGATCTCCCCTCCGCGTGCGTCCGCGTTCGTCCGCGTCCCACGTACCTGCCTGTGCGCGTGGCGCGTGGCGCGGTCGTACCAATCCGGCGATCCCCCATCCGGAAGGTGTCAATAGCTTTGAGACAGATCGTCAGATGCACTTCCGGTACGAACCCGTTGGTCACGGCGCTGGCGGACACCGGCCAAGCCTGGCCGCCGACCGAGCCGGCGTCACGGGGCCGCTGCGGCGGCTGAGACCCGTGACGCCGGCTCGTCCGCCGGCACCGCTGCCTCTGTCGCCGCTGCCGTAACCAACGTTTGCTGCTGCGGGCGTGGCGCGTTGATCCACACTGCATCTGGCACCAGCGGTGGCACAGGTCGCCCGCCCACAAAGCGTTCCGGGTGACGGGCGTACGCCGCGTCCAACGTCTGTTGCCGTGCTGCGCTCACTGCGGCTGCCTGCCCGTGATGCACCACGAGTGGCGGCAGCAACCCCAGGGCGCTGTGCCGGTGCTCCGTGTTGTACCAGCGGATAAAGCTGCTGACCCAGGCCTGCGCTTCCGCACGCGAGCCAAAGCGCTCCGGATAGCTCGGGCCATACTTCATGGTCTTGAATTGTGCTTCCGAATACGGATTATCATTCGACACCGATGGACGGCTGTGCGAGCGCGTCACCCCCAGGTCAAGCATCAGCTCGGCCAGCAGCTTGCTGGTCATCGGCGCTCCCCGATCCGCGTGAACGGTTAACTGCTGTGGATCAATCCCCTCGCGTGTGCAGGCGTCTGCGATCAGCACCTCGGCCAGCCTCGCATCTTCTCGCTCGGCCACTAGCCAGCCGACGATCATCCGACTGAAGATATCGAGTACGACGTACAAGTTGTACCAGACGCCTGGCTGTGAGCCGCGCAGCTTGGTGATATCCCAGCTCCAGACTTGGCGCGGGGCTGTGGCGAGCAGCTCAGGTCGGGCATAGACCATATGGCGACGGATGGCGCGCCGCTCGCGACTCGCCGCATCCGAGCGCAGCAACCGATACATCGTGCTCCAGTGGCACAGCTGGACACCTTCATCCAGTAATGTCGCATACACGGCGCGCGGTGCCCGATCAACAAAGCGCTCGCTATTGAGCTGGGCACGCACGGCCGCCTGCTCGTCCGACGACAGTGCGCGCGGATGCGGTCGACGCGGCGGGCGGGTACGCAGCGGCGCAGGAGGCCGCTGGAGGCGGTAGTAGGAGCTGCGCGGCACGCCAAGCGCACGACAGGCCGCCTTCACACCCAGCACGGGTGCGAGTTCGTCGATACCTTCCATCAGGATGCCTCGTCGGATGGCGGGGTCGGCAGCAGCTCCAGCAGCGTCGCTACTTTTTTTGGATGGCGATGATGGTCTCAGCATTGGTGAGTTGCTGCTGCAAGCGGGCATTCTCACGCGTGAGGCGGGCGACTTCGTCGGCGAGCGGGTTGCGAGGCGCTCCTTTCGGGCCAGGCGTGAGAGCGGCCAGGGTCGCATCCCCGCGCTTGAGGCGCTCACGCCACTTAGACATCTGGGACGTATAGAGGCCATAGCGGCGGAGGAGCGCGCCGCGCCGGGCATCGCCGCGCGGATAGGAATCATACTCCTCCAGGATGCGCTGTCGTTCAGCGGCAGTCACGATCAGGCGTGCCGTTGGTGTGGTTGAGGTGGTCATTCGCTACTCCTGATGCCCTGTTTGAAACGGATCTCGGAGCCGCATCTGTCTCACGACATATTAGCACACAGGGATCCGCGTTCGTCCGCGTTCGTCCGCGTCCCACGTACCTGCCATGCGCTCGCGACGCGCGCCGGTCGGGGCCAGGCCCCCGACACCCCCGCCAGGGGCGCGGCCCCTTGGAACCCCGATTTGATGCATTCCGATGCGGGAACGCCACCGTGCATGCCCACGCGGCATGGGCGGGCGGCCGGGCGCTGGCGTGGTGGGATGGGCGCGATCCCTCGATTGAGGAGTACTTCCCGTTCTTCCACATTTGTCGCCCCGATAACCTTCCGAATCACATCTCTTCCAAGACGTTCAGCACGATTCTTGCGCGCGTTTGGATCAAGTCGTGTGTAGCGTCCACACAATCGTGATTGGCTTCCACACAGGCGTGCGTAGCTTCCACACAGCCGTGCTGCCTGCCGCCAACTGCGCACTGCTATATGCCATGATCAGCCCGCTTGAGCCGGCGTCGCTCCGTAGCGCGGCGGCTTCAGCCCCGCGCGTCGGGCGAGCCAGCCGGTCGTTCAGCGCCCGATCACGATTGTGTCGCGCTGATACAGCCACACCGCCACCAGCAGCAGCGCGGCGCCGAGCACCAGCGTTACGGCGGCCGAGAGCGCGACATCGGCCGGGTGTACCGACTCGCCGCGCATGGCCTGGTTGATCAGCAGCTGCTGGCCAAAGGTGGGGATGAGCATATTCCACAGCGCCGGCCGCACCGGCGTGAATGCCAGCAGCAGGCCGGGCAGCGCCGGCACCAGCGGGATGAGCTGCAGGTAGGTGCTGGCCTCTTTCGGGCCGCGGCTGTAGGTAGCTACGATCATCTGGAGCGCGCCGCCCAGCAGCAGCATCGGCAGCGCCAGCAGAAAGATGATGGCGCCGGTGGCCAGCGAGAAGCTGAGCTGCACGCCCAGGGCCTGGCCAAGCGGCACCAGGTTGACCACTAGCGCGAACCCGAGCAGCGTCTCGATCAGCGCCACCAGCGTGACGGTCAGCGCCGCCAGCAGCTTGGCCAGCACGAAGTCGCGCCGTGGCACCGGGTTGATCAGCAGCGGCTCGAGCGAGCCGCGCTCGCGCTCGCCGGCCGTGCTGTCGACCGCCAGGCCGGCGCCGCTTGAGAAGACTGTGAAGACGATGAAGTAGGGCAGCAGGTTGAGCAGTATAGCCGCCCGGCTCTGGGCCGTGGCCACGTCTAGCTCTTCGATCGCCAGCGCCTGCACCGCCACCGGGCCGACGCCGCGCGCCAGCAGCCGCAGCGCGCCGATCTGGCCGCTGTAAGCCCGCAGCACATCGCGCACCCGGTCGATCGTCACCCCGGCCGACTGGCGCGACTCGTCGATCACCAGCTGGACGGTGGCCGGCTCGGCCGCGCGAAATGCCTGGGGGTACGTGGGTGGGATCACCAGCACCGCCTCGGCGTCGCCGGCCCGCACCGCTGCCGGCGGGTCGGCCGGCGCGGGCAGCACCAGCACATTCTGCTGGCGCAGAAACTCGACCAGCGCCGGCGCGTGCTCGCCACCGGCCACCGGCAGCCTGAGCTGCTGCTCGGTGCGGTCGGCCGCCACCCGGCCGATCACCGAAAACAGCAAAATCAGCATCAGCGGGCCGAGCAACGGGTAGAACAGCGATGTGCCGACCGTGCGCCGATCGCGCAGGTGATCGGTCAGCTCTTTGCGAAGAATGATTCCGATTCGCTCAATCATAGTCGTTTCTCTAGCCGGCACGCGCTACGCGGTGCATCATCACGATCTGCTGGTGCTGTTTCCACGCACAATTCAGAGCATCAGCCCTTCCTCGCTGCCGATCGCGGCCACAAACGCATCTTCCAGGCTCGCCTGGCCCGTAGCCCGGCGCAGCTCGTCGGGCGTGCCGGTGGCGGCCACGCGCCCACCGGCGATCACCACGATCGAGTCGCACAGCGCCGCAACCTCTTGCATAATATGGCTCGAGAACAACACGCATGTGCCTTCATCGCGCAGCCGGCGGATGAGCGTGCGCAGCGCGCGGGTGCTCATCACATCCAGGCCGTTGGTCGGCTCATCGAGCAAGATATTGCGCGGGCGATGCACCAGCGCGCGTGCCAGCGCCACCTTGACACGCTGGCCTTGCGAGAAGCCGTCGACGCGCCGCTCGGCGATATCGCGCATATCGAGCAGCGTGATCAGTTGATCGATCTCGTGCTCGAGCGCGGCGCCGCGCATGCCCTGCAGCCGGCCAAAGTAGCGCACATGCTCGCGCGCAGTCAGGCGTGGGTACAGGCCGCGGTTGTCGGGCAGCACGCCGATACGCCGCTGAACCTCGGCGGGCTGTGTTGCGGCATCGAAGCCATCGACCAGCGCCGCGCCCGAGTCGGGCCGCAGAATCGTGTACAGAATCCGCAGCGTGGTGGTTTTGCCGGCGCCATTTGGCCCCAGCAGGCCGGTGATCCGGCCGTCGAGCGCGGCGAACGACACGTCTTGCACGGCGGTGACGCGGCCGAAGGCTTTATGCAGGTGTTTGACTTCGATCATTGGCTTTCTTTTTGGTGCTGGTCGCGGCTACTGCGGTGGCTACGGCGCGGTTCCGGCGAAGCTGGTAAAGAACGGCATGGGCCGGATATCCCTCACACAGGCACTATCAAGCCCGGCCACGCTCGCGCGCTCGACGAAGCCGGCCGCGAGCCTGGGCAGGCAGCCGCGCATCAGCACGTTGTGGCCCTGGCCGGGCGCCACCAGGTGCAGGCTGTTGCCTAGCGTCGCAGCTACCCGATCGGCATTTACCGGCGGCGTAACCGGGTCGGCCGCGCCCGAGAGCAGCAGCGTGGGCACAGCCGACTCGACCGGCTGCTTGAAGCCGGCCGGGGCCACGCCGTGCGGCCAGGCCGCGCATGCCGCGCGCAGCTGGTCGATCTCGCTGCTGCCCAGGTAGCCGGCCGCGCTGCCCGAATCGGCCGGCGCACCAAAGAACGGCACGTCTTCGGCGCACAGCACCGCCAGGTTCACGCCGCTGCTGATGCTGCTGCCTAGCTGGGTGCTCACCAGCAGGGCCTGCGCCGCCAGCGTGCGCAGGTCGCCGCTGGCGTGCGCGGTATGAATGAGCAGCGGCAGCAGCGCGGCCGTCTCGGGCGCGTAGCTCAGCAGCCGCACGCTGGTGGCCAGCATCGCGCGCGTGAAGGTCAGATCGGTCGGCGCGCCGCTGATCGGGTGGGCCACGCTCAGCCGCACCGGCGCGCGCTCGAGCCGGGCCAGCAGCTCGCCAAACTCGGCGCGCACATCTGGGAAGGCGGCGGCACAATCGGCCTCAGCCGCGCAGCGATCGAAGATCATATCGAGCGCGCGCTGCGCGTCGGGCGCCACCGCCAGGCCCAGCGCCACATCCTGCGGCACCACCCCATCGAGGATCACCGAGCGCACCCGATCTGCATGCGCGCGCAGGTAGGTCAGCGCCACGCGCGTGCCGTACGAGATGCCATACAGGTTGATCTGCTGGTAGCCCAGCGCCGCGCGGGCCTGGTCGAGATCGTCGACTGCGCTGCTGGTCGTGTACTGGCGCGGGTC of the Candidatus Kouleothrix ribensis genome contains:
- a CDS encoding RHS repeat-associated core domain-containing protein, giving the protein MQLNGGTPAVTTYNAANQITNAGVAYDAAGNLTNDGTAAYTYDALNRTTARGSTAYAYNGDGTLVSQITGGVTTRYTQDLAAPLSQVLQTQVGAAARTDYLYGLQRLAALQSSVRTWYVADALGSVRRTVTDAGVPLGVVQYDPWGSVESGTVPTFGFTGELQDTTAGLVYLRARWYHAGQGRFASVDPFAGAAEQPYSFHPYQYAYADPVRLSDPSGRCSRNGDDYCYTDNNDTYRSTPVLVPVPGPLPAPPRPTSTPTPPPVLGKNVAQQILDQSGGGVGAASLAARNGGGAGLIAGLFCVGMLVAVASDRVPVRPVIDYVPAPAEYVSVPEPQNQSTPIPLPPVQRVTATPDPCDSLDVPKGFKVAQVVGVTDKKAGQDSVTKHIVVQYARAMCKGATFPPIHITYGVDFDTVTDGHHRFVASRLSGKPIAEIPDPVTIDARRLGTNWPRSFEWKDVRWT
- a CDS encoding ABC transporter permease gives rise to the protein MIERIGIILRKELTDHLRDRRTVGTSLFYPLLGPLMLILLFSVIGRVAADRTEQQLRLPVAGGEHAPALVEFLRQQNVLVLPAPADPPAAVRAGDAEAVLVIPPTYPQAFRAAEPATVQLVIDESRQSAGVTIDRVRDVLRAYSGQIGALRLLARGVGPVAVQALAIEELDVATAQSRAAILLNLLPYFIVFTVFSSGAGLAVDSTAGERERGSLEPLLINPVPRRDFVLAKLLAALTVTLVALIETLLGFALVVNLVPLGQALGVQLSFSLATGAIIFLLALPMLLLGGALQMIVATYSRGPKEASTYLQLIPLVPALPGLLLAFTPVRPALWNMLIPTFGQQLLINQAMRGESVHPADVALSAAVTLVLGAALLLVAVWLYQRDTIVIGR
- a CDS encoding ATP-binding cassette domain-containing protein — protein: MIEVKHLHKAFGRVTAVQDVSFAALDGRITGLLGPNGAGKTTTLRILYTILRPDSGAALVDGFDAATQPAEVQRRIGVLPDNRGLYPRLTAREHVRYFGRLQGMRGAALEHEIDQLITLLDMRDIAERRVDGFSQGQRVKVALARALVHRPRNILLDEPTNGLDVMSTRALRTLIRRLRDEGTCVLFSSHIMQEVAALCDSIVVIAGGRVAATGTPDELRRATGQASLEDAFVAAIGSEEGLML
- a CDS encoding alpha/beta fold hydrolase is translated as MTARVTLFLVSLLLAALLAACGAAAQPGTGEPIALEPCQIGTPGLAARRPARCGVLTVFEDRAAGQGRTIELRIAVVPAVSRGPAADPLFLLAGGPGQSAVESYLPLAGALGPINQRRDIVLVDQRGTGGSHPLHCPAFDSDLAQPAEPQLATQLAACAAQLDADPRQYTTSSAVDDLDQARAALGYQQINLYGISYGTRVALTYLRAHADRVRSVILDGVVPQDVALGLAVAPDAQRALDMIFDRCAAEADCAAAFPDVRAEFGELLARLERAPVRLSVAHPISGAPTDLTFTRAMLATSVRLLSYAPETAALLPLLIHTAHASGDLRTLAAQALLVSTQLGSSISSGVNLAVLCAEDVPFFGAPADSGSAAGYLGSSEIDQLRAACAAWPHGVAPAGFKQPVESAVPTLLLSGAADPVTPPVNADRVAATLGNSLHLVAPGQGHNVLMRGCLPRLAAGFVERASVAGLDSACVRDIRPMPFFTSFAGTAP